GCCGCCGCCGTCATTGCGGCGCGCAAGGCGTCGTCGATCTGCTTTTTGTTGACAATGTCTTGCAGCGTCTGCGCATGGCTCGATTCGAGATAAGACAGATATTCTTGCTGCAAACGCCCGATCTGGCTGGTGGGAATATCGTCGAGATACCCGTTGACGCCGAGAAAGATCACGGCGATTTGTTTTTCGACCGGCATCGGTTGATATTGATCCTGTTTGAGCAGCTCCACCATGCGCTCACCACGAGTGAGCTGCGAGAGTGTGGTTTTATCCAAATCCGAGCCGAACTTGGCAAACGCCGCCAACTCGCGATATTGCGCCAAATCGAGGCGCAGGCGGCCGGCCACCTGTTTGGTGGCTTTGATCTGCGCATTACCGCCAACACGGCTGACGGAGAGGCCGACGTTGATGGCCGGGCGCACACCGGCATAAAACAAATCGCCTTCGAGATAAATCTGGCCGTCGGTAATCGAGATCACATTCGTCGGAATGTAGGCGGAAACGTCGCCGGCTTGCGTTTCGATAATCGGCAGCGCCGTCAACGAGCCGCCGCCTTTGGTGACGCCGTCTTTCTTCAAGGCGTTCAAATCATCGGTCAATTTCGCGGCGCGCTCAAGCAAACGGGAGTGCAGATAAAAAACGTCGCCGGGATAAGCCTCGCGGCCTGGCGGACGGCGCAGCAGCAGGGAGACCTGGCGATAAGCCCACGCGTGCTTGGAGAGATCATCGTACACCACCAGCGCGTGCATGCCGTTGTCGCGGAAATATTCGCCCATCGCGGCGCCGGCATAAGGCGCGATGTACTGCATCGGCGCGGGATCGCTGGCGTTGGCGGCGACGACGATGGTGTAATCCATGGCGCCATTGTCTTCAAGGGTTTTCA
This genomic window from candidate division KSB1 bacterium contains:
- the atpA gene encoding F0F1 ATP synthase subunit alpha; translated protein: MDIRPDEITSILKKQIEGFEKKVDISEVGEVIQVGDGIARVYGLQNVQASELVEFPGGVMGMALNLEEDNVGVVLFGRDVAIKEGDVVKRTGRVMDVPVGPELLGRVVNPLGEPLDGKGPAITKQRGLLERKALGVVQRQPVKEPLQTGLKAIDAMIPIGRGQRELIIGDRGTGKTAVAVDTIINQRGGDVKCIYVAIGQKGSSVAKVVKTLEDNGAMDYTIVVAANASDPAPMQYIAPYAGAAMGEYFRDNGMHALVVYDDLSKHAWAYRQVSLLLRRPPGREAYPGDVFYLHSRLLERAAKLTDDLNALKKDGVTKGGGSLTALPIIETQAGDVSAYIPTNVISITDGQIYLEGDLFYAGVRPAINVGLSVSRVGGNAQIKATKQVAGRLRLDLAQYRELAAFAKFGSDLDKTTLSQLTRGERMVELLKQDQYQPMPVEKQIAVIFLGVNGYLDDIPTSQIGRLQQEYLSYLESSHAQTLQDIVNKKQIDDALRAAMTAAADEFISGFKAKLETK